In Anoplopoma fimbria isolate UVic2021 breed Golden Eagle Sablefish chromosome 15, Afim_UVic_2022, whole genome shotgun sequence, the genomic window ACCTATCAAAAAACTTTGGGCTGCTGTGTTAATAAGATGATTATTAATCAAAAAATCAATAATTCCACTAAAAATCTAGGTAAATTGTGTCTTTTAAATATCCACCTATTGGGTATTAATTAGTTTCATATCATTAAATGACAATTCTAGATGATTGAGGAATTTGTTTAGCTTTATTGTGTCTATCATTTGATTTCGTTTCACTCTAACAGCACTTTCTTACTAAATGTAGTAGAGAAACCTTCAGTCCAGTCGGTTCATTTGCTTCATGATTAAATTCTCTGACCTGTCTCCTGTTCCAGCTGCTGTATTTGTGTCAGATGTTAAAGTCGTACGGAGGGGAAGTGAGGGAGAGACAGTTCAGATCTTGTTCCCAATGTTCACTGTGAGATTTTTTTACTCCAATTTTGTTAATATCTTTGTCCTGATATCTACTAAGAGcaactttattttattgagaTTTTATGGGGAAAAGgttttatataaatgaaatgaaagcacTGGGATGTTTTTGAACAAACAGTGGATATTTTACTAGAGGTATAGTAAAATGCTGGGTCGGGTTGTACAGGTGGTGTCAGAGGCACAGATGGCCGTGTGGTTGATGCTGTAGTCCCCCTCTAGCATCTAGTGGGAAGGAGTGCCAACCTGCAGATGTTTTGCTTTCCCCTGAGCCTGCTTCTTCTCTTGTCCCAGAGAGCTCCTTCCGTTTTATTTCCTCCATCGGAATCCGAGGGAGCTGACTTTCCTCTCGCTTGCCCTGtgatcattaataataatgtcagcGCAGCCATCTCACCAGCATCTCTCTGGGACAAAAGAATACTAATGATGTTCCGAAAGTTGGTCTTCACTAAACGCACCATATTGTGGGAATATTTCCACAATGAGGTTCGTAACCTGTTTTAATCTCCCACAATTTTAGTGTGTTGTGAAGCAACAATACATTTAGAATGTAAAGGTATTGCAGCAGATTCAGGGGAACTTTTCACATCCTTTCCCCCCTCGATTCATCTAGAAAAAGGGGTGACGCTCTGACGCTCCCTGTCAAAGCTGGAAAGGCTGATATCTGTGTACAACACTATATCTTGTGTCCTATGTTGTGTTCCTAATTGTGCTTCTAAATGGGAAATAAATGGTTAATCCTACCTGTGGTCATGCTCCCAGTTTCCACCTGGATGTTTACTTCTTGGGTGTCTTGTACAGTACGTGTTTATATGCCTCGGCTTACATCCGTACggtatgttgtttttgtatcagTTCTGTGATTGAAAGGAATCCACAattttgtgaccttttttttaattaactggcCAAATTAACAGGGCAAAATAAACATGTGAAATCCTGTGGGTAAATGCTGTCATGTCCAGTGTTTGATGTAGGCTACCTCTTTTTGAGTTCAGTGAGAAACGCCGTCCTACCCTACATTCACCAACACCTAATAACTGTTACATGAGACTATAACTGGAAATGTCTCTTCACTCTGATCAGTCCATTCAGTTGATCTCTTATGGTCATTAGTGAATACTTTAATTTCTTTCTTCAAAAATTCCTGCAAAACAAAGTGCAGCATTTCTCAACCCAGCCTCCAGATGTTTATTGACTTAGCATTTATGAATCAAGCATTTCATAACAttgaaacagtaaaaaaaaaagacatcatgacaaacttttttttacaagtctAACTGAGCCAAATGGTTGcgtattaaaataaaatatattttcataatctTAGTCTTCTGtacatgtaaaaaacaaacaaacacaaatatatatttacaagaGCACCAGACGAAAGACAACATAAAGGTTTCTAAAGCTACTTTTTGTTCCCTGCCAggcccctgctgctgctgggatgttgttttatttcaaatcacCAAGTGTTAATGAGGTTGTAGATGATGTGCTGTGGGGTTGGCCAGCAGTCCCAGGATGGTGGAGAGACAGTGCAGTTTTTCCTTGACGTGCTCTGGCAACTTCTCGTTCTCCTTATACCTGTGGACAAGACGAGCATCAGTGAGAGCTGCCAACGCCCCTAACAACAGAGCTGATAAACACAAGCCCATAAAGTGACAACACATTTCTGACGTGTTTTTGCACCTGGTGATCCTCCCCTCTGGAGACGTGTAGGTGATGCAGGAAACTCCAGCCTGAACCACCAGCTGAGACCCGTCGTTGAACTGCACCCACACCTCTCCACTCGTCAGCTGCGGATACGTGAATAGAGGTTAAATCATTTAATCACAAAGACAATTAATTGCTGGTTATAGAATATTAgcttcatttattcatcaattACCTGGGATGCCCATCCAACATTGGGCACAAATATCGACTTAACCACTTTTCCTGTGTTTTGCACCATGTCCTGTCGCAACGGGGAGCTTTTCTTACTCAGGCTGGCTGTGGTGAAATCTGACCCATCGTAGGAGATcatctgaaaatatatatattttggaaaaaatgtaaGAGAAATCCCATCATTATCCATCTGTTTAAGCCTCTGAACTATCTGATTGTAGGTCCTGAAGTGTGGGGTTGTGCGACACTCACCGAAGGAGTGATTTGGGGAGGttgaggaggtgaaggaggtgaaGCTGCATCAGGAGGCACCGTGTGGGAGGGCAGCGACGATGAGCACTGGGAGTCTGGGTTGGCGGGTCTCCTGGGAGGGGTGACATACACCAAACTAGCATGAGCCACACAGTTCAACGTTGAAACCGAGAGTTTACAAATAACAGCACGTTTCTCTCACCTGCCGATAGTTATGGGGAAGAAGGGGACCTTCTTGGTGCTGCgctgctcctctgctgtgaTGGCGGCCTCCAGGGACAGACACATGCTGTGGCCCTCATCAGACATCTCCACATACAGCCTGCTCTCCGGGCTCAGGCCGCTCAGCCCCACCTCGCCCTTCACCGTGTACGACTTACCGCTCTTCTCTACCACTCGCACCAGCTCTGACGTCTTGTGAGTCTTTGCTCCTACAAAACATAAGAGTTTATGAAGCATTACATATTAACTCTCTTTGCAGTTTCTCCCTCAGCTGGATCACATGGTTCAATAAACACATGTGACTCACCATCATAAAAGCAAACTTCCAGGTCTGCATTGGGAGAGTTCTCCATCAGCATGACCTTTGCGTACTTGGTGTAAAGGGTCACTTTTGGAGTCTTGGATTTCACGAGCTGCACAAACTTGGAGGCGTATTGGTACTTCTTCCAGTATTTTTCTGTAACAagaaaatcaattaattaattaacgtACAATTTTCTCATCTTATACGAGCTAAAGTTACTGGGCTCGATGCATCCATCACAATACCTGGAAGGTCCTCGTAGCTACAAATCAGAATAtcttctggaggaggaggaggacagtcCAGGACAGGAAACCCCTTTCCACCATTGGGCTGGTAAATTGTCACCTAAAAGAGATGATAATAACCAGCTTTATATCATATCATGGCACCAGCCTTGCATCTTATAATGTTGTTATGCAACCCTCTACCAGTCACATATGGAACATATCAGAAAGATACTTCACAATGCAATTCAGTGAGCTCACCATTGAACCATCACAGGAAATCCGGAGGACTTCTTTGACCCTTTCTTGACCGCTGTGGCATTTTAACAGCTCCATACACACTTCACCTGTGTCCAGGACGCTCACCTGTAGCAAAcataaggaaaacaaataagaaaagtaTCTCAACTAGCAAAGATAACATTTAACAGGTTATCAAAAATCTGTGCACTAACTTACAACAGCATTTTTGGTCTTCTGTCTGATAGGCTTTAGTCTGGACGCGCACAGGGGCGGGACGATGTCTCTCAgcgttttcttctctttctccacacTGGGTTTGGCTGAAGGGAGCTTTAATTCTCTGCCGTGAGGAGGTTGGAACTCTGCTCCGGGTATATTTTCCCTGTACGAGTCAGAGTTGGAGAGCAGGTTGTGGTGAGGGTTCACACCTCGGCTCGTGGGCTTGTCCGTCCAGGAATTGTGAACTCCCAAAGgtcctctgctgctgtggaagctgccgctgctgctgtgAGTGCTGCCGTCTGTGGGCCTCTGACCAGAACCTGAGAAAGAACAGTAAATATTTGTAAAGATCTGGTTACACATCTGGTTTTAATTGCGTTAAGAGAGTTTTAAGATTCACTGAACTATCTAAACGTTCCCTTGAATGAGAACATCGTCTGAGTGATAAAACTAAAGTAACACTACTGTAACAATGCTGAAATCTCTCATACGCACAGATAATGAACAACCTCAATTTTACCGTCATTATTGAGCCAGTTAGTAACTCCCTCCAGGTCTTGAAATTGCAAGTTTGGTGGATGTGCAGTCTGTGTGGATAACAAATACCCAGGACTGAAACAGAAAGAGCAATCTGTTAGtcttattacattttgtaaaaataaaaagatgatcATAAATAGAAAAACTTCTTACTTTGGTATTTGTTTGACGGGGGGAGATGGGGGCTTTCCGTGCTCTGAAAATGGGTGCTGAGTGGAGGACATTTGAAAGACTGGTCTTTCAAAACCAGTAAGTGTCTCCTCTGAGTGGCATCTCCCCAGCTCAGGGTAACTCGACCCCTGGCCTGAGGCGGAGGGGTTAGAGCGATCTGAAGAGTGAGCCCTCCTCAGGTAGCGAGAATGAGGCTGCCCACTGTCTCCACCATGAACCCCCCGGCTCCTTCCCTCTCTGTGAAATCTGTCTGCCGGAAGCTGCTGCCAGTGGTCTCCGTCCTCAAAACAGGCGTGGTTGGGTTGGCGTGGAAGAGTTGGAATAGGTGCCATCCGGTTAGGCAGGGCGGAGCCAATCATGTGCCTGGTTCTCCTCTGGAGGCGGCTATTGCTGCTggctgaggtggaggaggtgcaggCTGTGGAGATGGTGGCAATGCCGCTGTCCATGGATCCTTCATCCCCCAACGCCAGCTCCTTGGTCCTGACCAGCAGGTTGTGGGTCATGAATGGGTGGTCCAGCACCGCAGAGAGGCTGGGCCGATGGGCGGGGTCCCTCTGCAGCAGGTGATGGATCAGATCCTGAGCCTCTCGAGAAACATGGCTAGGCATCTCATACTCCCCGAGAACCACTTTAGACAGAGTGTGTTTGACCGTGTCAGTGTCAAACGGAGGGCGACCCATCAGAAAGGCGTAGAACATGCACCCCAGTGACCAGACATCTGATTCAAGACCGTGAGCGCTGTGCGTGGCCACCTCCGGGGAGATGTAGTTCGGTGTCCCGCACATGGTGAAGTGCTTTTCATTTGGGAGTTTGAGCTGAGTGGCCAGGCCAAAGTCTGCTATCTTCATGTTCATGTTGCTCGTCAGCAAAAGGTTTGACAAAGTCAGATCTCGATGCAAGATGCCGTGGGTATGTAAATAGAGCATTCCTTTCACTATTTGATGCATGAAATGTCTGGCTgtgggacaaaaataaaaagagttaaAAGGCAAAACTGATTCTTACTAAACCATGTACTGCATATATAATTCAAATCGTATTGTCAAAGTAAAGTAGTTGCCTGACCTTCATCCTCAGAGAAAGGCATTTTCCGCTCTTTAAGGTACCGACTCATCTCCCCATTGGGGCACATCTCCAACACCAAGTACACATAGTTGCTGTCCTCAAAGTAGTTGTACAACTTTaataaagacatgaaataaCACAGTATTTATAATCATGTCAAAGCGAGAAGGCACAGAAAGTATGAGTTCGACAAAAACTGAACACATTTGAACTTAAGGCTGAAATTATCTAATTTTGGTCTAAAAATTATTGTATTGCTGTGGTCCAAAACAGTTGTATAAAATTTCCAATAGTATTTAGACAAAGCAAAAGACCTGCTCTCTTGGTTAATCTTCAAGAGTGCCGGTTACACTGAACAAAGAAATGACAGAAGCTAGGGACGGGTTGTCCACATCACATAACCATGACAACGATAGCACCAAGCTCATAACAGCCATCACACAGATTTTTGGGAGCAACTGTAACTGAAGGTACGCTGTGGCAAAGACTTAGAATGTAATCCCTACAATTAGTGCTGTTTGTCTTTAACTGAAAACCTGGCACATCAGGAAATTAGTTATTATCTACTTAAAGTGTATTTCACAACAGAATTGTCTTAggttttttgaacattttatgcagaaaaaaaataatccattaaTATCACAGAGAATAtctaaatgacaacaaatgagAGCCACAGCAGActttatgtaatataataataatctacatTATCACAAGAAATTAGCTGTGCACAGCCAACGTTACCTCAAGTATAGAAGGATGTTTCAATCGGCACTGAATCTCCACCTCGTTTATCACACGCTGGACCATACCAGCTTTGTGCATTGCTTTTTTGTCAATCTGCAGATGGGAACAACAGAGATAATTACACACCTGGCATTCATAGGATCAACGTGCCATGTGTTACAGCGCTGCTGCATGGTGGTTTGGTCTGGTGGCTAATAGGCAATCTGTCACCAACAGAGAGAGTGAACTATTCAGACATAATTTGTGGGGAGTCAAGGGACCACAAAAAGCCCTTGGGACACAACTAAGGTCTAATATTCCAAACAGTTCCAGTTGGCAACAGCTTGGGATTTAGTTGTACATTACAGGTGAAGCATACTATAATAACCTTATGTGACTAGGAGATAAATGGAGGGATTCTCACCGTTTTGATAGCAACCTCCAGACCAGTATTTACTGATTTTGCCCGGTAAACACATGCAAAGGAGCCTTTCCCGAGGAGGGTGAGGACCTTAAAATCCTAcatcagaggagagaaagaaaaaacatttaatttttacaaacaacacaTTGTATTTGCAGAGCCATAAAAATCAAATTATGATTTGAAATGAATTATATTCTGATCCCAT contains:
- the plk4 gene encoding serine/threonine-protein kinase PLK4; amino-acid sequence: MSVSIGDGIEDFKVLTLLGKGSFACVYRAKSVNTGLEVAIKTIDKKAMHKAGMVQRVINEVEIQCRLKHPSILELYNYFEDSNYVYLVLEMCPNGEMSRYLKERKMPFSEDEARHFMHQIVKGMLYLHTHGILHRDLTLSNLLLTSNMNMKIADFGLATQLKLPNEKHFTMCGTPNYISPEVATHSAHGLESDVWSLGCMFYAFLMGRPPFDTDTVKHTLSKVVLGEYEMPSHVSREAQDLIHHLLQRDPAHRPSLSAVLDHPFMTHNLLVRTKELALGDEGSMDSGIATISTACTSSTSASSNSRLQRRTRHMIGSALPNRMAPIPTLPRQPNHACFEDGDHWQQLPADRFHREGRSRGVHGGDSGQPHSRYLRRAHSSDRSNPSASGQGSSYPELGRCHSEETLTGFERPVFQMSSTQHPFSEHGKPPSPPVKQIPNPGYLLSTQTAHPPNLQFQDLEGVTNWLNNDGSGQRPTDGSTHSSSGSFHSSRGPLGVHNSWTDKPTSRGVNPHHNLLSNSDSYRENIPGAEFQPPHGRELKLPSAKPSVEKEKKTLRDIVPPLCASRLKPIRQKTKNAVVSVLDTGEVCMELLKCHSGQERVKEVLRISCDGSMVTIYQPNGGKGFPVLDCPPPPPEDILICSYEDLPEKYWKKYQYASKFVQLVKSKTPKVTLYTKYAKVMLMENSPNADLEVCFYDGAKTHKTSELVRVVEKSGKSYTVKGEVGLSGLSPESRLYVEMSDEGHSMCLSLEAAITAEEQRSTKKVPFFPITIGRRPANPDSQCSSSLPSHTVPPDAASPPSPPQPPQITPSMISYDGSDFTTASLSKKSSPLRQDMVQNTGKVVKSIFVPNVGWASQLTSGEVWVQFNDGSQLVVQAGVSCITYTSPEGRITRYKENEKLPEHVKEKLHCLSTILGLLANPTAHHLQPH